From Bacillus pumilus, one genomic window encodes:
- a CDS encoding ABC transporter ATP-binding protein: protein MLKRFFAYYRPYRGLFFLDFFCAVAVGLMELGFPLIVNYFIDTLLPTGNWTVIVWTALALFVIYALSSVMQFIVSYWGHMLGINIETDMRKKLFDHFQRLSFKFFDNNKTGKLMSRMTNDLMYIGEVAHHGPEDLFIAIMTILGAFAVMLMINWQLAILTFLIMPVIIWLALHFNKKMTKAITQLNNDIGDFHARVENNIGGIRLVQAFANEHFEKKRFAENNNRFRKAKLLSYKIMSVNGSISYILTRLVTLFVLLAGTWFVLQGQLTAGGFIAFVLITNVLFRPIDKINTVIEMYPKGIAGFKSYVDLLETEPDVKDTEGARDVYGLKGEIEYRNVTFGYDEHSHVLKDIDLKIKQGETVAFVGPSGAGKSTICSLLPRFYDVDEGEITIDGVSTKSMTLSSLRQQIGIVQQDVFLFSGTIRENIAYGNLEASDAEIWEAVRSAHLEELVQRFPEGLNTVIGERGVKLSGGQKQRLSIARMFLKNPSILILDEATSALDTETEKAIQDALSELAVGRTTLVIAHRLATIKHADRIIVVTEEGIQEQGRHQDLIQMGGVYSRLHEAQFGH, encoded by the coding sequence ATGCTAAAACGCTTTTTCGCCTATTACAGGCCCTATCGAGGTCTGTTCTTTTTAGATTTCTTTTGCGCTGTTGCCGTTGGATTGATGGAACTGGGATTCCCGCTTATCGTGAACTACTTCATTGATACTTTGTTGCCAACAGGGAACTGGACAGTCATTGTCTGGACGGCACTTGCACTGTTTGTCATTTATGCCCTCAGCTCAGTTATGCAATTTATTGTGTCGTATTGGGGGCATATGCTTGGCATTAATATTGAAACAGATATGAGGAAGAAGCTGTTTGATCACTTCCAGCGCCTATCCTTTAAATTCTTTGACAACAACAAAACAGGTAAGCTCATGTCACGGATGACAAACGACCTCATGTACATTGGAGAAGTGGCGCATCATGGTCCTGAAGATTTGTTTATAGCGATTATGACGATTCTCGGTGCCTTTGCAGTCATGCTGATGATTAACTGGCAGCTGGCCATTTTAACCTTTCTCATCATGCCTGTCATCATTTGGCTCGCCCTTCATTTTAATAAGAAGATGACGAAGGCGATTACACAGCTCAATAATGACATTGGAGACTTTCATGCAAGGGTTGAAAACAATATCGGGGGCATTCGACTTGTTCAAGCCTTTGCCAATGAACATTTCGAGAAAAAGCGTTTTGCTGAAAACAACAACCGTTTTCGGAAAGCGAAGCTTCTTTCTTATAAAATTATGTCGGTCAATGGATCGATCAGTTACATTCTCACACGTCTTGTGACACTGTTTGTCCTTCTCGCAGGTACATGGTTTGTCCTGCAAGGTCAATTAACGGCAGGTGGCTTTATCGCGTTTGTTCTGATCACAAATGTTTTATTTAGACCGATTGATAAAATCAACACGGTCATTGAAATGTATCCAAAAGGCATTGCGGGCTTTAAAAGCTATGTCGATTTACTAGAAACAGAGCCGGATGTGAAGGATACAGAGGGAGCACGTGATGTATACGGACTGAAAGGTGAAATTGAATATCGAAACGTGACATTTGGCTACGATGAACACAGCCATGTGCTAAAGGATATCGATTTAAAGATCAAACAAGGAGAAACGGTTGCGTTTGTCGGGCCTTCAGGAGCGGGGAAATCGACCATTTGCAGTCTGCTGCCTCGTTTTTATGATGTGGATGAAGGGGAGATCACGATTGATGGTGTAAGCACAAAGTCTATGACATTGTCTTCTTTAAGGCAGCAGATCGGTATTGTGCAGCAGGATGTCTTTTTATTCTCGGGCACCATTCGTGAAAACATTGCGTACGGTAACCTAGAAGCCAGTGATGCAGAGATTTGGGAGGCTGTAAGAAGTGCGCATTTAGAGGAACTCGTTCAGCGTTTCCCAGAAGGGTTAAATACCGTGATAGGTGAGCGCGGCGTCAAACTGTCAGGTGGTCAAAAGCAGCGTCTGTCGATTGCGCGGATGTTCCTGAAAAACCCGTCCATTCTCATTCTAGATGAAGCCACATCAGCACTTGATACAGAAACAGAAAAAGCCATACAGGATGCACTGAGCGAACTAGCTGTCGGACGGACAACGCTCGTCATTGCCCACCGCCTTGCGACAATTAAACACGCCGACCGTATCATCGTCGTGACAGAGGAAGGCATTCAAGAACAAGGCCGCCACCAAGACTTAATCCAAATGGGCGGCGTATACAGCAGACTGCACGAAGCGCAGTTTGGTCATTAA
- the uvsE gene encoding UV DNA damage repair endonuclease UvsE produces MRYRFGYVSNAVTLWEASPAKSLTFARYSKLSKEEREEALLRITKANLVNTLRTLYFAIAHDIPLYRFSSSIVPLATHPDVRWDFVTPFQKEFLEIGELVKRHGLRVSFHPNQFTLFTSPKPSITENAVIDMAYHYQMLEAMKLEKEGYMNIHVGGAYGDKESALQRFDDNIQKLPAHIKARMTLENDDKTYTSLETLGVCEKHGIPFVFDYHHHVANKDDDAALEDILPRMFDTWTSTGIPPKIHLSSPKSEKAIRSHADGVDMSFVLPLFHALKPYGRDVDFMIEAKLKDQALLRLVEELSAIRGNKRTGGGTFEWKS; encoded by the coding sequence ATGCGTTATCGATTTGGTTATGTATCCAATGCCGTCACCTTGTGGGAAGCTTCTCCTGCCAAGTCGCTGACCTTTGCAAGATACAGTAAGCTCTCAAAGGAAGAGAGAGAAGAGGCTTTATTGCGAATAACGAAAGCCAATCTCGTGAATACATTAAGAACGCTCTATTTCGCCATTGCCCATGATATCCCGCTTTACCGTTTTTCAAGTTCGATCGTCCCGCTCGCGACCCATCCCGATGTGCGCTGGGACTTTGTGACACCTTTTCAAAAGGAGTTTCTTGAAATTGGCGAGTTGGTGAAACGGCATGGGCTACGTGTGAGCTTTCACCCTAATCAATTTACCTTGTTTACTAGCCCAAAGCCTTCAATCACAGAAAATGCCGTGATCGATATGGCGTACCATTATCAAATGCTTGAAGCGATGAAGCTCGAAAAGGAAGGCTATATGAACATTCATGTGGGCGGTGCGTACGGTGATAAAGAATCGGCGCTTCAACGTTTTGATGACAATATCCAAAAGCTTCCGGCGCATATCAAGGCGAGAATGACGCTTGAGAATGATGACAAAACGTATACGTCGTTAGAAACCCTTGGTGTATGTGAAAAGCACGGTATTCCATTTGTTTTTGATTACCATCATCACGTTGCCAATAAAGATGACGATGCCGCGCTTGAAGACATCCTGCCAAGAATGTTCGACACTTGGACGAGCACTGGCATTCCGCCTAAAATCCATTTATCCTCACCTAAATCAGAAAAAGCCATACGCAGTCATGCAGATGGTGTAGATATGTCCTTTGTCTTACCGCTTTTTCATGCATTAAAACCGTATGGGCGTGATGTAGATTTTATGATTGAGGCGAAGTTAAAGGATCAGGCACTGCTCCGACTTGTCGAAGAGCTGTCTGCGATAAGAGGCAATAAGCGAACGGGCGGAGGAACCTTTGAGTGGAAATCATAG
- a CDS encoding heterodisulfide reductase-related iron-sulfur binding cluster, with protein sequence MNSLLIMNLIAFAAVTAYAVYLFIYLIRTRAAYIRLGKKEEFQQDMKRRLERVWVNVFGQKKLLKDKKSGIIHVLFFYGFILVQFGALDFIMKGLVPGSGLPLGPLYGVFTFFQEVVTLLILVAVVWAFHRRYVEKLVRLKRGFKSGLVLLFIGGLMLTVLLGNGMNIIWHGHSLSPTEPIASSIAFLLGGISPLAATVVFYVAWWVHLLILLTFLVYVPQSKHAHLIAGPVNVFASRLDPPGKLQKIDFEDETQETFGVGKIEDFRQSQLIDLYACVECGRCTNMCPATGTGKMLSPMDLILRLRDHLTNKGAAITSKTPWVPQLAFRQTTGNQLALQARGAGAEESAASSMYHPSLIGEVITEEEIWACTTCRNCEDQCPVMNEHVDKIIDMRRYLVLTEGKMDADAQRAMTSIERQGNPWGLNRKERENWRELREDVHVPTVKELKKADQTFDYLFWVGSMGAYDNRSQKIALAFAKLLNEAGVSFAILGNKEKNSGDTPRRLGNEFLFQELAAKNIEEFQKNGVTKIVTIDPHAYNLFKNEYPDFGLEAEVYHHTELLAELVKEGKITPVHEVNEVITFHDSCYLGRYNEVYDPPRDILKAIPGVTLREMKRHRETGMCCGAGGGLMWMEEETGTRINTARTEQALQVQPSIISSGCPYCLTMLGDGTKAKEVEEQVGTFDVAELLEKSVFGEAGKQVS encoded by the coding sequence ATGAATAGCCTTTTAATAATGAACTTGATCGCATTTGCGGCGGTGACCGCTTACGCTGTGTATTTGTTTATTTATCTCATTCGAACACGAGCGGCGTATATTCGTCTTGGTAAAAAAGAAGAATTTCAACAAGACATGAAGAGACGCTTAGAGCGTGTTTGGGTCAATGTGTTTGGGCAAAAGAAGCTGTTAAAGGACAAGAAGAGCGGCATCATTCATGTGCTGTTTTTCTACGGGTTTATTCTTGTACAGTTCGGAGCCCTTGATTTTATTATGAAGGGACTCGTTCCGGGCAGCGGACTCCCTTTAGGTCCGCTTTACGGTGTCTTTACCTTTTTCCAAGAGGTGGTCACACTTCTCATTTTAGTAGCTGTTGTTTGGGCATTCCATAGAAGGTATGTGGAGAAGCTTGTCCGTTTAAAACGAGGCTTTAAATCAGGTCTAGTGCTTTTATTTATTGGCGGCTTGATGCTGACAGTCTTACTGGGGAACGGGATGAACATCATTTGGCATGGACACTCTCTATCACCAACTGAGCCAATCGCCTCCAGTATTGCTTTCTTGCTGGGCGGAATTTCACCTCTTGCAGCAACGGTCGTTTTTTATGTCGCATGGTGGGTGCATCTCCTTATTTTGCTGACATTCTTAGTATATGTCCCGCAGTCAAAGCACGCTCACCTCATTGCAGGACCGGTGAATGTATTTGCCAGCAGATTAGACCCGCCAGGCAAGCTGCAAAAAATTGATTTTGAAGATGAGACACAAGAGACCTTCGGTGTGGGAAAAATTGAAGACTTCCGTCAGTCACAGCTGATCGACCTTTACGCCTGTGTGGAATGCGGGCGCTGCACAAATATGTGCCCGGCAACAGGAACAGGGAAGATGCTGTCTCCAATGGATTTAATTTTAAGGTTAAGAGATCATTTAACAAATAAAGGGGCCGCCATTACATCGAAGACACCATGGGTCCCGCAGCTTGCCTTCAGGCAGACAACAGGAAATCAGCTGGCGCTGCAGGCGAGAGGAGCAGGTGCAGAGGAATCGGCGGCCAGCTCAATGTATCATCCTTCTCTCATTGGTGAGGTCATTACAGAAGAAGAAATTTGGGCATGTACGACGTGCCGAAACTGTGAAGACCAATGCCCTGTCATGAATGAACACGTCGACAAGATTATTGATATGCGCAGATATCTTGTGCTGACCGAAGGGAAAATGGATGCAGATGCACAGCGTGCCATGACAAGCATTGAGCGCCAAGGGAACCCGTGGGGATTGAACCGGAAAGAAAGAGAAAATTGGCGTGAACTGAGAGAAGATGTGCATGTGCCGACAGTAAAAGAGCTGAAAAAAGCAGATCAAACCTTCGATTATTTATTCTGGGTTGGTTCAATGGGGGCATATGACAATCGAAGCCAAAAAATTGCGCTTGCCTTTGCAAAGCTCCTCAACGAAGCAGGGGTCTCCTTTGCCATCCTAGGCAATAAAGAGAAAAACTCAGGCGATACACCAAGAAGACTTGGAAACGAATTTTTATTCCAAGAGCTTGCTGCAAAAAATATTGAAGAATTCCAGAAAAACGGGGTCACAAAGATCGTCACGATTGATCCGCACGCCTACAATTTATTTAAAAATGAGTATCCAGACTTCGGACTTGAGGCAGAAGTGTACCATCATACAGAATTACTGGCAGAGCTAGTGAAAGAAGGGAAAATAACGCCTGTACATGAAGTGAACGAAGTGATTACCTTCCACGACTCTTGCTACCTAGGCAGATATAACGAAGTGTATGATCCGCCGAGAGACATTTTAAAAGCCATCCCTGGTGTGACGCTGAGAGAAATGAAGCGTCATCGTGAAACCGGTATGTGCTGCGGTGCAGGCGGGGGCTTAATGTGGATGGAAGAAGAGACAGGTACCCGGATTAACACTGCCCGAACGGAGCAGGCGTTACAGGTGCAGCCGTCCATCATCAGCTCAGGATGCCCTTATTGCCTCACCATGCTGGGAGATGGCACGAAGGCGAAGGAAGTAGAGGAGCAGGTAGGCACATTTGATGTCGCAGAACTTCTTGAAAAATCAGTGTTTGGTGAGGCTGGAAAGCAGGTTTCGTAA
- a CDS encoding general stress protein has protein sequence MSQIYSIQIAAKALNLHKLISLYQKCHQAQHRLYVYSKKTMCNIKNIVELETFRLTHLESDYLIVVEGKKAQDLLQPFEKEQVS, from the coding sequence ATGTCTCAAATCTATTCAATCCAAATCGCTGCGAAAGCATTGAATTTACATAAGCTTATTTCTCTTTATCAAAAATGCCACCAGGCTCAACATCGTCTATATGTGTATTCTAAAAAAACAATGTGCAACATCAAGAACATCGTAGAGCTTGAAACCTTCAGGCTCACTCATTTAGAGTCTGACTACTTAATTGTCGTAGAGGGAAAAAAAGCGCAAGATCTCTTGCAGCCATTTGAAAAAGAGCAGGTTTCATAA
- a CDS encoding S66 family peptidase encodes MKGLRRLQKGDKIGIFSPSSPASATSPLRYQRAKKWLEQKGFIVVPGSLTGKEDHYRSGTIKERADELNELMAREDLACVMSMIGGTNSNSLLPYLDFALLKQHPKIMIGYSDATAILLAAYEKTGLPVFYGPALVPSFGEFEPFAAYTYQSFEDILMQPQTIPYQVKKPPFWTDERINWEEKTRDKKQRPNDWLCVIEGQAEGRLIGGNLNAMYGIWGSEFMPAIQNGDVLLIEDCMKTASVVEKNFSLLKVNGVFERVSGILLGKHELFDDEGTGKEPYEILLEVLGETKRPLIADFDCAHTHPMLTMPIGAQVKMDAASKQVWLTKEWI; translated from the coding sequence ATGAAGGGGCTTCGGCGATTACAAAAGGGAGATAAGATCGGTATTTTTTCACCTTCAAGTCCTGCATCAGCGACCTCGCCTCTTAGGTATCAGCGGGCGAAGAAGTGGCTTGAGCAAAAAGGATTCATTGTGGTACCAGGATCATTAACAGGGAAAGAGGATCACTACCGTTCAGGTACAATTAAAGAACGAGCCGATGAGCTGAATGAGCTAATGGCTAGAGAGGACTTGGCGTGTGTCATGTCAATGATTGGCGGGACAAATTCAAATAGTTTGCTGCCTTATCTTGATTTTGCGCTGCTGAAGCAACATCCGAAAATCATGATCGGTTATTCAGATGCGACAGCAATTCTTTTAGCCGCTTACGAAAAAACGGGACTGCCTGTATTCTACGGACCGGCGCTTGTCCCATCTTTTGGAGAGTTTGAACCGTTCGCCGCTTATACATATCAGTCGTTCGAAGACATCCTGATGCAGCCTCAAACCATTCCTTATCAGGTCAAAAAACCACCTTTTTGGACGGATGAACGAATCAATTGGGAAGAAAAGACGCGTGATAAAAAGCAGCGTCCAAACGATTGGCTGTGCGTCATAGAGGGACAGGCAGAAGGCAGATTGATCGGCGGGAATCTGAATGCCATGTACGGCATATGGGGAAGTGAGTTCATGCCAGCCATTCAAAACGGAGACGTCCTCCTTATTGAAGATTGCATGAAAACCGCTTCGGTTGTAGAAAAAAACTTCTCTTTATTGAAAGTAAATGGAGTGTTTGAGCGGGTATCAGGTATTCTTTTGGGAAAACATGAGCTGTTTGATGATGAGGGAACGGGAAAAGAACCTTACGAGATTTTACTTGAGGTGCTTGGAGAGACAAAGAGACCGCTCATCGCAGATTTTGACTGTGCCCATACACACCCGATGCTTACGATGCCAATCGGGGCACAAGTGAAAATGGATGCAGCTTCAAAACAAGTTTGGTTGACAAAAGAGTGGATATAA
- a CDS encoding acetyl-CoA C-acetyltransferase — protein MSKTVIVSGARTPFGKLGGAFSGLTAAELGGIAIKAALERVRDSHFVDEVIMGSVLQGGQGQIPSRQAARNADLPWSVPTQTINKVCASGMRSVSTADQIIRAGDAEVIVAGGMESMSHAPYLLKKARWGYKMGDGAVQDAMILDGLTCSFTGVHMGEYGSMAAKELGITREEQDLWALRSHERAIEAQKNGFFQQEITPVTVKTKTGERLITEDESPRRDTSYERLSKLMPVFDQTGTITAGNAPGVNDGASTLLLMKDTYAEQHDVKPMAVVLGHTQVAVEAKDFPKTPAFAIEKILQKTGKRLEDIDLFEINEAFSAVALACEKITGLDRRKMNINGGAVALGHPIGASGTRIILTLIHALKQRGGGIGIAAICSGGGQGDAIMIKVD, from the coding sequence ATGAGTAAGACGGTCATTGTATCTGGAGCAAGAACACCATTTGGAAAACTAGGCGGTGCTTTCAGTGGGTTGACTGCCGCAGAACTAGGCGGAATAGCGATCAAAGCTGCGCTGGAAAGAGTACGGGATTCACATTTTGTGGATGAGGTCATCATGGGAAGTGTTTTGCAGGGAGGACAAGGTCAGATTCCTTCAAGGCAAGCAGCAAGAAATGCTGATCTTCCATGGTCCGTTCCGACGCAAACTATCAATAAAGTCTGTGCATCAGGAATGCGCAGTGTGAGCACAGCAGATCAAATCATTCGAGCTGGAGATGCTGAGGTCATCGTAGCAGGCGGTATGGAGTCCATGTCACACGCACCTTATTTGCTAAAAAAAGCGCGATGGGGCTACAAAATGGGAGATGGTGCGGTACAAGATGCGATGATTTTAGATGGATTAACCTGTTCATTTACAGGCGTTCATATGGGTGAGTATGGGAGCATGGCTGCAAAGGAGCTTGGTATCACGCGGGAAGAGCAAGACCTTTGGGCACTAAGAAGTCATGAACGGGCCATCGAAGCGCAGAAAAACGGCTTTTTTCAACAGGAAATCACCCCAGTCACCGTCAAGACGAAAACGGGAGAGCGGCTGATCACAGAAGATGAATCCCCGCGGCGTGATACGTCATATGAACGACTGTCAAAGCTCATGCCTGTTTTTGATCAAACGGGTACCATTACCGCTGGAAATGCACCAGGTGTCAATGATGGAGCAAGTACGCTTCTTTTAATGAAAGACACATATGCGGAGCAGCATGACGTAAAGCCAATGGCAGTCGTGCTTGGGCATACGCAGGTAGCCGTAGAGGCAAAGGATTTTCCGAAAACACCAGCCTTTGCCATCGAGAAAATTTTACAGAAAACAGGCAAGCGTCTAGAAGATATCGATCTATTTGAAATCAATGAAGCCTTCTCAGCAGTTGCGCTGGCATGTGAAAAAATAACCGGGCTGGACCGGCGGAAAATGAATATCAACGGTGGTGCAGTTGCGCTTGGTCATCCCATTGGGGCAAGCGGAACACGTATCATCTTGACCTTGATTCATGCATTGAAACAAAGAGGCGGAGGCATTGGCATCGCGGCGATTTGCAGTGGAGGCGGTCAAGGAGATGCCATCATGATAAAGGTAGATTAA
- the cls gene encoding cardiolipin synthase, with protein sequence MKKRRLEFLFLYFMIFGAYVVYWWPVPAWSIQLYAAVYIAIILFSIISLMLENRTSQHTLLWMYVLIFFPIIGYMFYLFSGQLYVKGHLFKSKRMYNREKLRRISELESKPDESRLTENQRTFFHYTEKATGMHVNTNSDMDILKNGEETFPRIFEELKKAKSFIHIEYYMFKSDFLGHRMMEILIEKAKEGVEVRFIYDAAGSIRFSRKDIKRLKQEGVKVAPFLPLKYGFFNQKFNFRNHRKIVIIDGKTGFVGGLNVGKEYVGRDENIGFWRDTHTMLKGEAVQTLHSVFMLDWEYVSDEVLIDDPKYHTPHSVTGEDVIQVVPTGPDMKESMSDLYDALISNAKQFVWIATPYFVPNESLRTALKIAATRGVDVRVMVPEINDGFLTQYATRSYFSELLKEGIKVYHYQKGFMHQKVMIADGELASVGTANVDMRSFQLNFEVNVFTAAKKPIEQLMAHYEEDMKECEQMGPVHFYKRGLKERLKESFARLFSGVL encoded by the coding sequence GTGAAAAAGAGGAGACTGGAATTTTTATTTTTATATTTTATGATATTCGGGGCATATGTGGTATATTGGTGGCCTGTGCCAGCGTGGAGCATTCAGCTGTACGCGGCAGTTTATATCGCCATTATTTTATTTAGTATCATCTCACTCATGCTAGAAAACCGTACATCACAGCACACGTTGTTATGGATGTATGTGCTGATCTTTTTCCCGATCATTGGCTATATGTTTTATTTGTTCTCAGGACAGCTCTATGTGAAAGGTCATTTATTCAAATCAAAGAGAATGTACAACCGTGAAAAGTTACGCAGAATATCTGAGCTTGAGAGCAAGCCGGATGAATCGCGTCTAACCGAAAATCAGCGGACTTTTTTTCATTACACAGAAAAAGCAACAGGCATGCATGTGAACACAAATAGTGATATGGACATTTTAAAGAATGGGGAGGAGACTTTTCCCCGTATATTTGAAGAATTAAAAAAGGCAAAATCGTTCATCCATATAGAATACTACATGTTCAAATCAGATTTCCTCGGGCACCGGATGATGGAGATTCTGATAGAAAAAGCGAAAGAAGGGGTAGAGGTTCGCTTCATCTATGATGCGGCTGGCAGCATTCGCTTCTCCCGAAAAGATATTAAACGCTTGAAGCAGGAAGGAGTAAAGGTCGCTCCTTTTCTGCCTTTAAAATATGGTTTTTTTAATCAAAAATTCAATTTCCGAAATCACCGCAAAATCGTGATCATTGATGGGAAGACAGGGTTTGTCGGCGGGTTAAATGTCGGAAAAGAATATGTCGGACGTGATGAAAATATCGGTTTTTGGCGTGATACGCATACCATGTTAAAGGGTGAGGCTGTTCAAACCCTTCACTCTGTTTTTATGCTCGACTGGGAGTATGTATCAGATGAAGTATTAATTGATGATCCGAAGTATCATACGCCGCACTCTGTGACGGGAGAGGATGTCATTCAGGTTGTACCGACTGGACCCGATATGAAAGAAAGTATGAGTGATTTATATGATGCACTCATCTCAAATGCGAAACAATTTGTCTGGATTGCGACACCTTATTTTGTCCCAAATGAATCCCTTCGTACAGCATTAAAAATTGCTGCGACAAGAGGAGTGGATGTCCGGGTGATGGTTCCGGAGATCAATGACGGCTTTCTCACACAATACGCCACACGATCCTATTTTTCTGAGCTCCTAAAAGAGGGCATCAAAGTGTATCACTATCAAAAGGGCTTCATGCATCAAAAAGTGATGATCGCAGATGGAGAACTTGCCTCTGTCGGTACCGCAAATGTGGATATGAGAAGCTTTCAGCTCAATTTTGAGGTCAATGTCTTTACAGCCGCGAAAAAGCCCATTGAGCAGCTGATGGCCCATTATGAAGAAGATATGAAAGAATGTGAGCAAATGGGGCCTGTTCATTTTTATAAAAGAGGCTTAAAAGAGCGATTAAAGGAATCATTTGCTCGGTTGTTTTCTGGTGTGCTATGA
- the cls gene encoding cardiolipin synthase — translation MIALIILLVLIAIVFLVMVDLYMGKKYFSTRAFERSFDKTSGDAAFYHDGEPFFDQLLADIQQASSSIHMMFFIVKNDKIGQRVLQALKAKAEQGVSVFLLTDRLGSYPFDQKSIDMLEKSGIQFYFLNKPRFPFLIYRLNMRNHRKITVIDGKIGYIGGFNIGDEYVGKNGQFGIWKDYHLRMTGQVVADLQHVFLNDLYRSSGIHQLQYEVFPALEPGTLQCTTRATAGFSLEALFLKDIQQARKQIIICTPYFIPSAPLLSALLDARERGVTVEIIIPMKADHPLVKEAGFHYLKDLIASGCLVYRFYKGFYHAKAILIDQRRCMISTANFDKRSLFLNEEVDVAIDDAGFTAHVEEKIREHMEVSELMTEEKLTQRPLLSRPLEWVGAMFSYFL, via the coding sequence ATGATCGCATTGATCATCCTACTCGTACTCATTGCCATCGTTTTTCTCGTGATGGTAGACCTTTATATGGGAAAGAAATATTTTTCTACCCGCGCTTTTGAACGGTCTTTTGATAAAACAAGCGGTGATGCAGCTTTTTATCATGATGGCGAACCATTTTTTGATCAGCTGCTCGCGGATATTCAACAGGCCTCTTCTTCTATTCATATGATGTTCTTTATTGTAAAGAACGACAAGATTGGCCAAAGGGTCTTACAAGCACTGAAAGCCAAAGCGGAACAAGGGGTTTCAGTCTTTTTGCTGACCGATCGACTAGGGTCCTATCCGTTTGATCAAAAGTCCATTGATATGCTAGAAAAAAGCGGCATCCAATTTTACTTTTTAAATAAGCCTCGTTTCCCTTTTTTGATTTATCGGTTAAACATGAGAAATCATCGTAAAATTACGGTGATTGATGGAAAGATTGGCTATATTGGCGGGTTTAATATTGGCGATGAATATGTTGGAAAAAATGGCCAGTTTGGCATTTGGAAAGATTATCATTTGCGCATGACAGGGCAAGTTGTCGCAGATCTCCAGCATGTGTTTTTGAATGATTTATACCGGTCATCTGGCATTCATCAGCTGCAATATGAGGTTTTTCCTGCTTTGGAACCGGGAACACTACAATGCACAACACGCGCGACTGCTGGTTTTTCTTTAGAAGCTTTGTTTCTCAAAGATATTCAGCAGGCGAGAAAGCAGATCATCATCTGTACGCCTTACTTTATTCCATCTGCCCCTCTTCTGAGTGCACTGCTTGATGCACGAGAGCGAGGTGTCACGGTTGAAATCATCATCCCAATGAAAGCGGATCATCCACTTGTCAAAGAGGCTGGATTTCATTATTTGAAGGACCTCATTGCCTCTGGCTGCCTTGTGTATCGTTTTTATAAAGGATTTTATCATGCGAAAGCCATTCTAATTGACCAGAGACGCTGTATGATTAGCACGGCAAATTTTGATAAACGCAGCTTGTTTCTAAATGAGGAAGTAGACGTGGCCATTGATGATGCCGGCTTTACTGCACACGTAGAGGAAAAAATTCGAGAGCACATGGAAGTGTCTGAGCTTATGACAGAGGAGAAATTGACCCAGCGTCCGCTTTTGTCACGTCCGCTGGAATGGGTTGGCGCCATGTTCTCGTACTTTTTATAA